The sequence GCCAGGTCGTGCTTGTCGGCGGCGGCGCGGACCTGAAAGGCATCGCCGACTATACGCAAAGCGCACTCGGCCGCGCCGCGCGCGTCGGGCGACCGCGCGGCTTGCACGGCCTGCCCGATGCGCACAGCGGCCCCGCTTTCGCGACGCTTGCGGGTCTGGTTCTCTATGCCGCGTCGGACCCGGTCGACCTGCGCGACCTGCCGATGATGGCGCAGGATGTGTACAAGCCGGCGGGCACGTCGATCCTGCATCGGTTGATGGCTGCGCTGAAAAGCAGTTTTTGAATGACGCGCGACGAAAAGGTTAATTTTTTGGGTGATTCCGGCGTCACAATAGTGCAATGCGGTGACAGGAATCCGGGCGGATGGACTGCCGCCCGGCCGGGTCGCAAGGTTGGGGAAGCGGCAGCTGTCCGCCGCTGCAGGGAGACTTTTTGATGAGCATCAACATTGGCCCGCCGCAGGTCGACGAGCTCAAGCCGCGGATCGCAGTGATCGGCGTCGGCGGTGCGGGCGGCAATGCCATCGCCAATATGATCGCGGCGCGCGTCGAGGGTGTCGATTTCATCGTCGCCAACACCGACGCGCAGGCGCTGAACGCCTCGCCCGCCGAACGGCGCATTCAGCTGGGGACGCAGATCACGCAGGGGCTGGGCGCGGGTTCGCGGCCCGAAGTCGGGCGCGCCGCGGCCGAAGAAAGCATCGCGCAGGTCGAAGAGGCGCTGAACGGCGCGCATATGTGCTTCGTCGCGGCCGGCATGGGTGGCGGCACCGGCACCGGCGCGGCGCCCGTGATCGCCAAGGCGGCGCGCGATCGCGGCATCCTGACCGTCGGCGTCGTAACCAAGCCCTTCATGTTTGAAGGCGCGCGGCGGATGCGCTCGGCCGATGCCGGGATCGCCGAGCTTCAGGATCATGTCGATACGTTGATCGTCATTCCGAACCAGAATCTCTTCCTGGTCGCCAACCCGAACACGACCTTCAAGGAAGCCTTCACCATGGCGGATGAAGTGCTGCAACAGGGCGTGCGCGGCATCACCGACCTGATGGTCATGCCCGGCCTCATCAACCTCGATTTTGCCGACGTACGCAGCGTGATGCGCGAAATGGGCAAGGCGATGATGGGCACGGGCGAAGCCGAAGGCGATGGCCGCGCATTGGAAGCGGCGCAGAAGGCCATCGCCAATCCGCTGCTCGACGGCGTGTCGATGGCGGGTGCGAAGGGTGTCATTATCTCGATCACCGGCGGCGAGGACATGCGCCTGATGGAAGTCGACGAGGCTGCGAACCATATTCGCGAGCTGGTCGATCCCGACGCGAACATCATCTGGGGCAGCGCCTTCAACGACAGCCTCGACGGCAAGATCCGCGTGTCGGTCGTCGCGACCGGCATCGACGGGACGGGTGAGGCAGCCCAGTCGGCGCCTGCGACGCGCAGCTTCTCCTTCGCGCCGGCGCGCACGGTGGTCCCCGCGCCGGTGGCCGAGGAAGTGGTTGAACCCGCGGTGGAGGAAGAGCCGGTCGCCGATGAAGCACCGGTTGCACAGGACAACGACCCCGCGCCGGGTTTCTCGCTGGGCGATCCGGTGGAGCCCGCGGTGGCGGCAGCCGCCGAGGAGGAGCCGATGGAGCTGTCACAGGTCGCCGCGACCTATGACGACACCGCCGACGAACTCGTGCTCGACGCGCCTGCGGCCCCGGCGAACAGCCACGATGCGGTGCCCGTCGGGGCGCCGGTCGAACCGTCCGCGCGCCCGGTCGGCGGCGGAACGCTGTTCGAGCGCATGTCGCGCCTGTCGCGCGGCGCAAGCACGCCGGACGCCGATGAGGGCAAGGGCGATTCGGTCGACATTCCGCGCTTCCTGGGGCGGCAGAACAACCAGTAACAGGGCTTTCGGACGGCCGACCGCCAGGCTTGGCAGGCCGGAAACGGGATGATTTGCCCATGCGGCAAGCAAGATTGACGGCGAAGCCGGCGCGCACACGGCGGGGTGTGGGTGTGCTGGGCGCGCTGTTGCTGGGGACGGTTGGCCTCCCCGCGGCGCAGGCGATGCAGGCGGCGGCGCCCGACGCGGCGACGCGCGCGGCGATGGAAAAACGAACCGCGGCGCGCACGCTCCTGTCCTCGTCGCTGGCGCGGCTGGCCTCGAACAGCAATGACGCCGCGGCGCTGCTCGACGCGGGGCGCGCGTCGATTGCGCTCGAGGATTATCGTGCGGCGCTGGGGTTTTTGCTGCGCGCCGAACAGGCCAGTCCGCGCGACGGCGCGGTGAAGGCAGCGCTCGGATCGGCGATGGTGCATTCCGAAAATCCGACGCGCGCGCTCGACTATTTCGGCGAAGCGCAGCTTCTGGGCGCGCCCGAACGGCTGTTCCTTGCCGACCGCGGCCTCGCGCGCGACCTGCTGGGGCAACAGGATGCAGCGCAGCGCGATTATCAGCTCGCGCTGTCGATCGCGCCCGACGCCGAGCTGACGCGGCGCTATGCCCTCTCGCTCGGCATCAGCGGCGATCCCGATCGCGCTGTTCAGTTGCTCACGCCGCAATTGCGCGCGCAGGATCGCGGCGCGTGGCGGCTTCGCGCGATGATCCTGGCGATGAACGGCCGTGACAAGGAAGCGGGCGACATTGTCAACGCAACGATGCCCGCGCCGATGGCGGCGAATATCCTGCCCTATCTGACGCAGATGGACCGGCTCAACCCTGCGCAAAAGGCCGCCGCCGCGCATTTCGGCCGCTTCCCGAACGGTAGGCCCGGCGCGGCGCAGCGGCCGGTGCAGGTCGCCGCCGCGCCGCCACGGCCCGCGCCGACGCCCGTTGCGCGCCGGGACGCGGTGACTCCCGCGCCCGCGCCCGCGGCTGCGACTCCCGCTCCGAAGCCGACGCCACCGCCCGCCGTGGTGCCGCCCGCCCGCCCGCGCGTCGAAACGCCCGCGCCAGTGCCTTCACCGCCCGCGCAGCCGCCAGCCTCCGCGGTCAAAGCGCCGGCGGGTCCGGGCTTTTCGATCGCCGACCTCAGGCCATCGGCGCCGCCCGCTGCGGCTCCGGCAGCCGCGCCGCCTCCTGCCGCGCCGCCGCTCGCCTCGCTCGCCGACATCGCCGGGTCGATCGAGATACCGCCCGAGGAACTCGCGCGCCCCGACGATGCAATCGGCGCCGACACACTCGCAAAGCTGCTCGAAGACAAGCGCAAGGCCGAAGCCGCCGAAGCGGCGAAGCGCGAGAAGGATGAAGCCGCAGCCAGGGCAAAGGCCGAGGCCGATGCCAGGGCGAAGGAAGAAGCCGCGAAGAAAAAGGCGCATCCCGCGCGTATCTGGGTCCAGATCGCGACCGGCGCCAATCCGAAGGCGCTCGCCTTCGACTATAACCGCTTTGCCAGGCGCAACGCGGCGCTGTTCAAGGGCAAGGCGGGGGCGATCGCCGAATGGGGCCAGACGCGGCGCCTGCTCGTCGGCCCGTTCGCGAACCGCAAGGCGGCGCAGGACTGGCTCGGCGATTACAAGAAGGCCGAAGGCGACGGCTTTCTGTTCAACAGCGAGGCCGGCGAGATCGTCGAGCCGCTCAGGTGAGTGTCGCCCGCTGCGCCAGCGATCCGGCGCGAAGCCGCGGGCGCCGCCATGCCGAATCGGGGCGCGTGGTGCGCGGGCCGCGCGATGCCTTTCAGCGCGACCGCGACCGCATCATCCATTCGATCGCCTTCCGCCGCCTGCGCCACAAGACGCAGGTGTTCATCGCCCCCGACGGCGATCATTATCGCGTCCGGCTGACCCACAGTATCGAGGTCGCGCAGATCGGCCGCGGCATCGCCCGCGCGCTCGGGCTCAACGAGGATCTGACCGAGGCACTGTGCCTGGCGCACGACATCGGCCACCCGCCTTTCGGCCATGCCGGCGAGGATGCGCTGAAAGCCGCGATGGCCGCGCACGGGGGCTTCGATCACAACGGCCACACGCTGCGCACGCTGGCGTGCCTCGAATGCCCCTATCCGTTGTTCGACGGGCTCAACCTGTCATGGGAGACGCTCGAGGGGCTGGCGAAGCACAATGGCCCGGTGACGCGCCCCGGCTGGGCGCTTGCCGAGATCGACGCTGATTTCGGTCTCGACCTTGCCAGCCACGCCAGCCTCGAGGCACAGGTCGCGGCGGTCGCCGACGACATCGCCTATGACAATCACGACATCGACGATGGCCTGCGCGCGGGGCTGCTCGATCTCGACCAGCTGATGGAACAGCCTTTCGTCGCCGCCAATTTCCGCGCGGTCGAAGCGCGCTTTCCGGGTGCGCCGCGCGAACGGCTGCTCCGCGAACTGGTGCGCGACCAGATCGGCGTGATGGTCAACGACGTGATCGCCGCGACGACGGCTCATGTCGCCGAGGCGGGGGTCGCCAGCGCCGACGAGGTGCGCGCCGCGGGCCGCACGCTCGGCGGCTTTTCGCCCGAACTTGCCGCGGCCGAGCGCGAGCTCAAGCGCTTCATGTACCAGAATCTCTATCATCATCCCGAACAGCTCGCGGCGGCCGAGGCGGCGAACAAGGTGGTCGGCGAGCTGTTTGCGGCCTATGCCGCCGACCCGCACCTGATGGGCACGGACTGGTCGGCGCGCCTGCCCGGCGAAGAATGCGCGACACACCGGCACATCGGCGACTATATTGCCGGGATGACCGACCGCTTTGCCATCGACCGTTACGCCGAAATCTTTGGCCGCGACGCTGTCCCCGCCGCGCTCGCCCATGCCTGACGCGCTGATCGTCGGCGCGACCGGGATGGTCGGACGCGCGGTGATCGAACGCTTTGGCGCGGCGCCGCTGACCGTCCTTGCGCGGCGTG is a genomic window of Sphingopyxis sp. FD7 containing:
- the ftsZ gene encoding cell division protein FtsZ, with protein sequence MSINIGPPQVDELKPRIAVIGVGGAGGNAIANMIAARVEGVDFIVANTDAQALNASPAERRIQLGTQITQGLGAGSRPEVGRAAAEESIAQVEEALNGAHMCFVAAGMGGGTGTGAAPVIAKAARDRGILTVGVVTKPFMFEGARRMRSADAGIAELQDHVDTLIVIPNQNLFLVANPNTTFKEAFTMADEVLQQGVRGITDLMVMPGLINLDFADVRSVMREMGKAMMGTGEAEGDGRALEAAQKAIANPLLDGVSMAGAKGVIISITGGEDMRLMEVDEAANHIRELVDPDANIIWGSAFNDSLDGKIRVSVVATGIDGTGEAAQSAPATRSFSFAPARTVVPAPVAEEVVEPAVEEEPVADEAPVAQDNDPAPGFSLGDPVEPAVAAAAEEEPMELSQVAATYDDTADELVLDAPAAPANSHDAVPVGAPVEPSARPVGGGTLFERMSRLSRGASTPDADEGKGDSVDIPRFLGRQNNQ
- a CDS encoding SPOR domain-containing protein; protein product: MTAKPARTRRGVGVLGALLLGTVGLPAAQAMQAAAPDAATRAAMEKRTAARTLLSSSLARLASNSNDAAALLDAGRASIALEDYRAALGFLLRAEQASPRDGAVKAALGSAMVHSENPTRALDYFGEAQLLGAPERLFLADRGLARDLLGQQDAAQRDYQLALSIAPDAELTRRYALSLGISGDPDRAVQLLTPQLRAQDRGAWRLRAMILAMNGRDKEAGDIVNATMPAPMAANILPYLTQMDRLNPAQKAAAAHFGRFPNGRPGAAQRPVQVAAAPPRPAPTPVARRDAVTPAPAPAAATPAPKPTPPPAVVPPARPRVETPAPVPSPPAQPPASAVKAPAGPGFSIADLRPSAPPAAAPAAAPPPAAPPLASLADIAGSIEIPPEELARPDDAIGADTLAKLLEDKRKAEAAEAAKREKDEAAARAKAEADARAKEEAAKKKAHPARIWVQIATGANPKALAFDYNRFARRNAALFKGKAGAIAEWGQTRRLLVGPFANRKAAQDWLGDYKKAEGDGFLFNSEAGEIVEPLR
- a CDS encoding deoxyguanosinetriphosphate triphosphohydrolase; the encoded protein is MSVARCASDPARSRGRRHAESGRVVRGPRDAFQRDRDRIIHSIAFRRLRHKTQVFIAPDGDHYRVRLTHSIEVAQIGRGIARALGLNEDLTEALCLAHDIGHPPFGHAGEDALKAAMAAHGGFDHNGHTLRTLACLECPYPLFDGLNLSWETLEGLAKHNGPVTRPGWALAEIDADFGLDLASHASLEAQVAAVADDIAYDNHDIDDGLRAGLLDLDQLMEQPFVAANFRAVEARFPGAPRERLLRELVRDQIGVMVNDVIAATTAHVAEAGVASADEVRAAGRTLGGFSPELAAAERELKRFMYQNLYHHPEQLAAAEAANKVVGELFAAYAADPHLMGTDWSARLPGEECATHRHIGDYIAGMTDRFAIDRYAEIFGRDAVPAALAHA